In Candidatus Cloacimonadota bacterium, the following proteins share a genomic window:
- a CDS encoding glycosyltransferase family 9 protein, translating to INDYSFKFDYLNDYRVEFLGFNKKSFLINYSKEHLVQRGNPVLKFLDLEKINLLPEKEFQPNNSDYIAIHAGADFIGRRWPVENFKSIIKFLLMEFKDSIKQVYLLGGNQDYQINEQISENIQHCINIAGKRTLKEVCYLIQGARYFIGNDSGPLHMAAFLGIPVIGFYGPNLPEISGPYTEKRKVFFKKFDCNPCNQKSCNINYQCIKSNSVKEVTEFLEELEN from the coding sequence ATATTAATGATTATTCTTTCAAATTTGATTATCTAAACGATTACAGAGTAGAGTTTTTAGGTTTCAATAAGAAATCTTTTCTCATCAATTATTCAAAAGAGCATTTAGTTCAAAGAGGAAATCCTGTTTTAAAATTTCTTGATCTTGAAAAAATAAATCTACTTCCTGAAAAGGAATTTCAGCCCAACAATTCAGACTATATAGCCATTCATGCTGGAGCTGATTTTATTGGTAGAAGGTGGCCAGTAGAGAATTTTAAATCTATAATTAAATTTCTTCTTATGGAATTTAAAGATTCCATAAAACAAGTATACTTATTAGGTGGTAACCAAGATTATCAAATCAATGAACAAATTTCTGAAAACATTCAACATTGTATCAACATAGCTGGAAAAAGAACATTAAAAGAAGTATGTTATTTGATTCAGGGAGCACGCTATTTTATTGGAAATGATAGTGGACCTCTTCATATGGCTGCTTTTTTAGGAATTCCAGTTATTGGTTTTTATGGTCCAAATTTACCTGAAATATCAGGACCCTATACAGAAAAAAGAAAAGTGTTCTTCAAAAAATTTGATTGTAATCCATGTAATCAAAAATCATGTAATATAAATTATCAATGTATCAAATCGAATTCAGTTAAAGAAGTTACTGAATTCTTAGAAGAATTGGAGAATTGA